The Anaerolineales bacterium DNA window TGCCTTTTCCACAAATTCCTGGATGGCGGCTGAGACATCACCAACCCGGTTATCAGCCCGCATTTTGCGAATACCTACATAGAGAGCCTGCTCCGTAACTTCGATCAGCCGTTGGGCTACGGGGGAAAGCTCGCCAACACCAACGGTGATGGCTGAATCTCCCACAAAACCCTCGAAGGTTGAGCCGCAATCTATGGAGATGATATCGCCCGCTTGCAACTTGCGCTTGCCAGGTATGCCATGGACCAGCTGTTCATTGATACTGGCACAGATTGACGCCGGGTAGGGGTACGGGCCTTGATATCCCTTGAAGGTAGGGATAGCTCCATGCTTCCGGATCACTTCTTCCGCGGCTGCATCCAGCTCTGCGGTCGTGACCCCTGGACGGATCAACTGGCGAACAGCTTCCAAAGCCCGTGCATTGATGCGACCTGCTTCACGCAGCGCAGCGATTTCCTGGGGGCTTTTAATCACAATGTTACGTTCCCAACTCATTACGTTAATTTCCTTCTAACGCCACGAGCAAGTCTTTGGATACCTGCTCAATTGGTTTCTTACCATCTATTTCAACAAGCACACCGTGCTTTTGATAATAGTCAATTAATGGCTGAGTCTGTTCGAGATAGACGCGAATGCGACGTTTCACGGTATCAGATTTATCATCTTCGCGTTGATACAACTCAGAACCATCGAAATCACATATCCCAGCCTGTTTTGGGGGATTGTGTTTTTCATGAAATACATGTCCAACCTGACGGCACGTCCAGCGGCCTGTCAGACGCTCAATCAACACATCTTCAGGCACGCAGATGTATGGTACATGCTCAACCTGCCCACCGATTTCAACCAACATGGCTGCCAGAGCATCGGCCTGGATAGGTGTGCGTGGAAAGCCATCCAACAGAGCTCCATTGGAGCAATCGGGGCGTGATAAGCGTTCCTTGATCATGGCAATCGTCACGTCATCAGGCACAAGCTCGCCTTTGTTAATGTACACAGCAGCCATTTTTCCCAGCTCGGTCTGGTTCTTTAAGTTTTCCCTGAAGATATCTCCCGAAGAGATGTGCGGTAGGTTCAACCGGGCTGAAATCGCTTCAGCTTGTGTACCTTTCCCCGCACCAGGGGGACCGAGAAGGACAATGTACCTGGACATGCTGCCTGCTTACCTCACCAGCAACGAGTCATCATAGCCGTGCAGCTTGAGGTCCGCATCGATGTTGAAGAACACATCGCGTACCACACCAACCACGATCAGCAGACCGGATGAGGAAGTGAGCAGCAAACCGGTGTTCTTACCCCATGGCACGACCAGGCCAACCAACCAGGGAAGTACGGCGATCACTCCCAGGAACACAGCACCGGGCAGGGTGATGCGACGCAGCACACGCGTCAGGTACTTCTGGGTAGGGGCGCCACGTGCCACACCGGGGATCTGGGCTCCGACTTTCTTCAGGTTTTCTCCGTAGTTCTGCTGGGCAAACAGCACGTCTGTATAGAAGAAGGAGAAGAATACCACCATGAAGAAGTACATGATCCAATAGCCATTGCCAGT harbors:
- a CDS encoding adenylate kinase gives rise to the protein MSRYIVLLGPPGAGKGTQAEAISARLNLPHISSGDIFRENLKNQTELGKMAAVYINKGELVPDDVTIAMIKERLSRPDCSNGALLDGFPRTPIQADALAAMLVEIGGQVEHVPYICVPEDVLIERLTGRWTCRQVGHVFHEKHNPPKQAGICDFDGSELYQREDDKSDTVKRRIRVYLEQTQPLIDYYQKHGVLVEIDGKKPIEQVSKDLLVALEGN
- the map gene encoding type I methionyl aminopeptidase — protein: MSWERNIVIKSPQEIAALREAGRINARALEAVRQLIRPGVTTAELDAAAEEVIRKHGAIPTFKGYQGPYPYPASICASINEQLVHGIPGKRKLQAGDIISIDCGSTFEGFVGDSAITVGVGELSPVAQRLIEVTEQALYVGIRKMRADNRVGDVSAAIQEFVEKAGFYVTREYTGHGVGRQMHEGPQVPNYGTPGRGQLLRQGMTIALEPMVLVGTSQTRVLADQWTVVSADGTLTAHWEHSVAITDGEPLILTLP